A stretch of Desulfitobacterium dichloroeliminans LMG P-21439 DNA encodes these proteins:
- a CDS encoding M23 family metallopeptidase, with the protein MFSDSKVSLRSPKIVLGVIGLSAVLAGSLYYGSTTTASVLILNGQDIGYVATSDEGEQLIEHILASRGESLGSVAKTHDKIEFRDLRISKGTLQESYVTEGKLDNLIHTYFKGYQFSIEDNPIAVLSSEEEFNTILQSYQEIYTKPSANNQISSVEFRESIASQPIEVQPEEFSSPENVLELLTKGHETRKEYIAQANDSWWLIARKNNMLTKEVLDGNPGTDEDTTIKVGDKINLVKVTPYLTVISKGIYTGEETIPFDVISKTDYSLPSGSSLVRQEGSDGSKIVTFSYIQENGKNIEKEILEEKITQEPKTQIIAKGPTYVSSSKVALSRGSGKVSGLSWPLQGGLNSYYGYRWGSFHTGLDIDGNTGDPFVAAISGTVSAAGWSGGYGNMILIDHGNGVATRYAHASELYVSKGQKVSNGETIGLVGSTGRSTGAHLHFEVITNGDTTNPLSYLP; encoded by the coding sequence ATGTTTTCCGACTCAAAGGTATCCCTTAGATCTCCCAAAATCGTCCTAGGGGTAATTGGACTGAGTGCAGTATTAGCCGGGAGCCTGTATTACGGAAGTACGACAACGGCATCCGTGTTAATCTTAAACGGCCAAGACATAGGTTATGTAGCTACCTCCGACGAAGGTGAACAACTCATTGAACATATCCTTGCTTCACGAGGGGAATCTTTAGGATCTGTTGCAAAGACTCATGACAAAATAGAGTTCCGGGATTTACGAATCAGTAAAGGAACTCTTCAAGAGAGCTATGTAACAGAAGGTAAGCTTGACAACTTAATACATACATATTTTAAAGGCTATCAATTTTCCATCGAAGATAACCCTATTGCTGTCCTGTCTAGCGAAGAAGAGTTCAATACTATTCTTCAGTCCTATCAAGAAATCTATACCAAACCCAGCGCAAACAATCAGATTTCTTCCGTAGAATTTAGAGAATCTATAGCCTCTCAACCCATAGAGGTGCAGCCAGAGGAATTTAGCTCACCGGAGAATGTCTTAGAGTTATTAACTAAAGGACATGAGACTAGAAAAGAATATATCGCCCAAGCCAATGATTCTTGGTGGCTCATCGCCCGCAAAAACAACATGCTGACCAAGGAAGTATTAGACGGCAACCCAGGAACGGATGAAGACACCACCATCAAAGTTGGCGATAAAATCAATTTAGTCAAAGTGACACCTTACCTAACGGTGATAAGCAAAGGGATATATACAGGTGAAGAAACAATTCCCTTTGATGTGATTTCCAAAACGGATTACAGCTTGCCTAGCGGGAGCTCGTTGGTACGCCAAGAGGGAAGTGATGGTAGTAAGATCGTCACCTTCTCCTATATACAGGAAAATGGTAAAAACATCGAAAAAGAAATATTAGAAGAAAAAATAACTCAAGAACCGAAGACGCAAATTATTGCCAAAGGTCCAACCTATGTTTCATCTTCCAAAGTAGCTCTTTCTCGAGGATCGGGAAAAGTATCCGGATTGAGTTGGCCTCTGCAGGGAGGACTTAACTCATATTACGGCTATCGTTGGGGTAGTTTCCATACCGGCTTAGACATAGATGGCAACACAGGAGATCCTTTCGTCGCCGCAATAAGTGGCACTGTTTCGGCAGCCGGATGGAGCGGAGGCTATGGCAATATGATTCTCATCGATCATGGTAATGGCGTTGCTACTCGTTATGCTCATGCCTCTGAGTTATATGTTTCTAAAGGGCAGAAAGTAAGTAATGGTGAAACCATTGGCCTCGTAGGCTCTACCGGTCGTTCAACCGGAGCACATCTTCATTTTGAAGTTATTACTAATGGTGATACGACAAACCCTTTAAGCTATTTACCCTAA
- the gap gene encoding type I glyceraldehyde-3-phosphate dehydrogenase, with protein MSVRVAINGFGRIGRLSMRAILERKSPIELVAINDLGSPDLLGHLFKYDSIHGILPYDVKVTENTLEAMNQKVILMAEKNPENLPWQDLGVDLIIESTGRFTKRDQAALHIKAGAKKVIISAPGKNEDITIVMGVNEHHYNPAEHHIISNASCTTNCLAPIAKVLLEEFGIEQGMMTTTHSVTNDQRILDLEHKDWRRARAAYQSMIPTTTGAAKAVELVLPELKGKLNGLAVRVPTPNVSLIDFVANLSKATTKEEVNQKLKSAAAGKLEGYLGYSELPLVSHDYNGNPHSCIIDGLSTIMLGDRMVKVLAWYDNEWGYSNRIIDLTEHIASKGL; from the coding sequence ATGAGCGTGCGAGTTGCAATCAATGGTTTTGGCCGAATTGGCCGCCTTTCCATGAGAGCTATCTTAGAGAGAAAGAGTCCTATCGAACTTGTTGCAATCAATGATCTGGGGAGTCCAGACTTATTAGGTCATCTCTTCAAATACGACTCCATCCACGGTATCTTGCCCTACGATGTAAAAGTAACTGAAAACACTCTTGAAGCAATGAACCAGAAAGTCATATTAATGGCTGAGAAAAATCCCGAGAACCTTCCGTGGCAAGACCTCGGTGTGGACCTGATTATCGAATCCACCGGGCGTTTCACAAAGCGTGATCAAGCCGCTCTCCATATTAAAGCCGGAGCAAAAAAAGTTATTATCTCTGCACCGGGAAAGAATGAAGATATTACAATTGTTATGGGCGTGAACGAGCATCACTACAATCCTGCCGAGCACCATATCATTTCCAATGCTTCCTGTACTACAAATTGTTTGGCCCCGATAGCCAAGGTTCTGCTTGAGGAGTTTGGGATTGAACAAGGAATGATGACCACAACGCACTCTGTAACCAATGATCAACGGATTTTAGACTTAGAGCACAAGGACTGGCGCAGGGCGCGGGCCGCTTATCAATCCATGATTCCCACAACCACCGGAGCGGCCAAGGCGGTAGAATTAGTCCTTCCTGAATTAAAGGGCAAGCTTAACGGGTTGGCCGTGAGAGTACCCACCCCTAATGTATCCTTGATAGATTTTGTTGCGAACCTCTCAAAAGCAACGACTAAAGAAGAAGTGAACCAAAAGCTTAAATCAGCAGCTGCCGGAAAGCTAGAAGGCTATTTAGGGTATTCGGAATTACCGTTAGTTTCCCATGACTATAACGGAAATCCCCATAGTTGCATTATTGATGGTTTGTCAACGATTATGCTGGGAGACCGTATGGTTAAAGTCCTCGCCTGGTATGACAATGAGTGGGGCTATTCCAACCGAATCATTGATCTTACCGAGCACATAGCAAGTAAAGGATTATAA
- a CDS encoding DegV family protein: MSFVVLVDSSSDLPLELCRQEGIVVIPMAVSIDGKTYNEGIDIFPDEFYPRFSSFKELPKTSQPNPGTLKDAYEAILDQGNEVVAIHLSSGLSSTYNTAQIVRDMCSQPDKIHVIDSLGASLGYGLIALKANEILKKATSWQEAESQILLVRQQMRYVITLDTLEYLVKGGRVSKTAGFLGGLLDVKPILHMTPDGRLEPIAKVRSRKAALRKLFDFLQAEIRNPESQVIGISHSACPEEAQSLAEEIKQTVSVKDIIISDIGCVVGSHTGPGTIALFYQR, encoded by the coding sequence ATGAGTTTTGTTGTCCTTGTCGATAGTTCATCTGATCTTCCTTTAGAACTATGCCGCCAAGAAGGCATCGTGGTCATTCCTATGGCTGTTAGTATAGATGGTAAAACATATAATGAAGGAATAGATATTTTTCCGGATGAGTTCTATCCTCGATTCTCCTCCTTCAAAGAACTCCCTAAGACTTCTCAGCCTAATCCGGGAACCTTAAAAGATGCCTATGAAGCAATCCTAGACCAAGGGAATGAAGTTGTTGCGATTCATTTGTCCTCGGGATTAAGTTCAACCTACAACACCGCTCAGATCGTCCGAGACATGTGCTCTCAACCGGATAAAATCCATGTCATCGATAGCTTAGGTGCTTCTCTAGGTTATGGACTAATCGCTTTAAAAGCCAACGAAATCCTTAAAAAGGCAACCTCTTGGCAGGAAGCTGAGTCACAGATTTTGTTGGTTCGTCAGCAGATGAGATATGTGATCACCCTAGATACCTTGGAATATTTAGTAAAGGGAGGACGAGTCAGCAAAACCGCGGGTTTTTTAGGTGGGTTGCTTGATGTAAAACCTATCTTACATATGACCCCAGATGGCCGTCTCGAGCCTATAGCCAAAGTACGCTCCCGTAAAGCTGCCCTAAGGAAATTATTCGATTTTTTACAGGCAGAGATTCGCAACCCGGAAAGCCAGGTGATTGGGATTTCTCACTCAGCATGTCCTGAAGAAGCTCAATCCTTAGCCGAGGAGATAAAACAAACTGTGTCCGTCAAAGATATCATTATTAGCGATATCGGGTGTGTCGTTGGTAGCCATACGGGTCCCGGAACCATCGCTTTATTTTATCAACGCTAA
- a CDS encoding Crp/Fnr family transcriptional regulator: MKRCLICLEELDLFRGLEKEQITNLCQCTNKKRLSKGHYLFYQGDITSTIFLVKSGKLKLVQSAEDGHETILDICGPGEVLGELSLYQEQKECSSALAMEEACICCFSKMQFEMLIKKDPSFALRIIDYLGQKRYANMNSDKETRRTVKERLLGLFYNLANQYGKKLPNATMIDLIITQQELADMIGSSRVMVIQALNELKEAKIVDRTNRYYILKDDPCLSTHIFK, from the coding sequence ATGAAACGTTGCCTCATCTGCCTAGAAGAATTGGATCTGTTTCGGGGTCTGGAAAAAGAACAGATTACAAACTTGTGTCAATGTACAAATAAAAAACGGCTGTCCAAAGGACACTATCTTTTTTATCAAGGGGATATTACAAGTACTATATTTCTTGTGAAATCAGGAAAACTTAAACTTGTGCAAAGTGCTGAAGATGGACATGAAACAATTCTGGATATCTGTGGTCCCGGTGAGGTACTAGGTGAGTTGTCGCTATATCAAGAACAAAAGGAATGTTCTAGCGCGTTAGCCATGGAAGAGGCTTGCATCTGTTGCTTTAGTAAAATGCAATTTGAAATGTTAATTAAGAAAGATCCTTCTTTTGCCTTAAGGATAATTGATTACCTTGGGCAAAAGCGTTATGCCAATATGAATTCAGATAAGGAAACTAGACGAACTGTAAAAGAAAGATTATTAGGTCTATTTTATAACCTTGCCAACCAATATGGGAAAAAGCTGCCAAACGCGACAATGATCGATTTAATAATTACGCAGCAGGAATTAGCTGATATGATTGGTTCTTCACGGGTAATGGTCATTCAGGCCCTTAATGAGTTAAAAGAAGCCAAAATAGTCGACCGCACTAACAGATATTACATATTAAAAGATGACCCTTGTCTTAGTACGCACATATTTAAATAA
- a CDS encoding DUF896 domain-containing protein — protein sequence MEINTLIERINELSRKQRSSIGLEDWEKSEQEALRQEYLSFIRGQVIDTLSQVKGDKV from the coding sequence ATGGAAATTAATACCCTTATCGAGCGAATCAATGAACTATCACGGAAACAAAGATCATCGATTGGATTAGAAGACTGGGAAAAATCTGAACAGGAAGCCCTGCGCCAAGAATATCTAAGTTTTATTCGTGGGCAGGTAATAGATACACTCAGCCAAGTCAAGGGTGATAAAGTTTAG
- a CDS encoding acyl-CoA thioesterase, translating into MFLTHQTPVRVRYAETDQMGIVYHSNYLIWFEVGRTELLRNAGLAYTTFEEQGLAVAVVDAACRYRRPAHYDDQLVVETCIESFSSRKLTFAYKVFRENTLLAEGKTTHVYVDRTGKSTDARKYPLWKELERIVNENKEIPF; encoded by the coding sequence ATGTTTTTAACACATCAGACTCCCGTGCGTGTCCGATATGCGGAAACGGACCAAATGGGCATCGTCTACCATTCTAATTATTTGATTTGGTTTGAAGTGGGCCGGACTGAACTGCTGCGCAATGCAGGATTAGCCTATACCACATTTGAAGAACAAGGCCTTGCCGTTGCGGTAGTTGACGCTGCATGTCGTTATCGTCGCCCAGCGCACTATGATGATCAACTAGTTGTTGAAACGTGTATTGAAAGCTTTTCTTCACGTAAACTCACCTTTGCCTACAAAGTCTTTAGAGAGAATACTTTGTTAGCCGAGGGAAAAACGACTCATGTGTATGTGGATCGAACAGGGAAAAGCACCGATGCACGGAAATACCCCCTATGGAAGGAATTAGAAAGGATTGTCAACGAAAACAAAGAGATCCCTTTTTAA
- a CDS encoding IS1380-like element ISEcp1 family transposase: protein MINKIDFKAKNLTSNAGLFLLLENAKSNGIFDFIENDLVFDNDSTNKIKMNHIKTMLCGHFIGIDKLERLKLLQNDPLVNEFDISVKEPETVSRFLGNFNFKTTQMFRDINFKVFKKLLTKSKLTSITIDIDSSVINVEGHQEGASKGYNPKKLGNRCYNIQFAFCDELKAYVTGFVRSGNTYTANGAAEMIKEIVANIKSDDLEILFRMDSGYFDEKIIETIESLGCKYLIKAKSYSTLTSQATNSSIVFVKGEEGRETTELYTKLVKWEKDRRFVVSRVLKPEKERAQLSLLEGSEYDYFFFVTNTTLLSEKVVIYYEKRGNAENYIKEAKYDMAVGHLLLKSFWANEAVFQMMMLSYNLFLLFKFDSLDSSEYRQQIKTFRLKYVFLAAKIIKTARYVIMKLSENYPYKGVYEKCLV from the coding sequence ATGATTAATAAAATTGATTTCAAAGCTAAGAATCTAACATCAAATGCAGGTCTTTTTCTGCTCCTTGAGAATGCAAAAAGCAATGGGATTTTTGATTTTATTGAAAATGACCTCGTATTTGATAATGACTCAACAAATAAAATCAAGATGAATCATATAAAGACCATGCTCTGCGGTCACTTCATTGGCATTGATAAGTTAGAACGTCTAAAGCTACTTCAAAATGATCCCCTCGTCAACGAGTTTGATATTTCCGTAAAAGAACCTGAAACAGTGTCACGGTTTCTAGGAAACTTCAACTTCAAGACAACCCAAATGTTTAGAGACATTAATTTTAAAGTCTTTAAAAAACTGCTCACTAAAAGTAAATTGACATCCATTACGATTGATATTGATAGTAGTGTAATTAACGTAGAAGGTCATCAAGAAGGTGCGTCAAAAGGATATAATCCTAAGAAACTGGGAAACCGATGCTACAATATCCAATTTGCATTTTGCGACGAATTAAAAGCATATGTTACCGGATTTGTAAGAAGTGGCAATACTTACACTGCAAACGGTGCTGCGGAAATGATCAAAGAAATTGTTGCTAACATCAAATCAGACGATTTAGAAATTTTATTTCGAATGGATAGTGGCTACTTTGATGAAAAAATTATCGAAACGATAGAATCTCTTGGATGCAAATATTTAATTAAAGCCAAAAGTTATTCTACACTCACCTCACAAGCAACGAATTCATCAATTGTATTCGTTAAAGGAGAAGAAGGTAGAGAAACTACAGAACTGTATACAAAATTAGTTAAATGGGAAAAAGACAGAAGATTTGTCGTATCTCGCGTACTGAAACCAGAAAAAGAAAGAGCACAATTATCACTTTTAGAAGGTTCCGAATACGACTACTTTTTCTTTGTAACAAATACTACCTTGCTTTCTGAAAAAGTAGTTATATACTATGAAAAGCGTGGTAATGCTGAAAACTATATCAAAGAAGCCAAATACGACATGGCGGTGGGTCATCTCTTGCTAAAGTCATTTTGGGCGAATGAAGCCGTGTTTCAAATGATGATGCTTTCATATAACCTATTTTTGTTGTTCAAGTTTGATTCCTTGGACTCTTCAGAATACAGACAGCAAATAAAGACCTTTCGTTTGAAGTATGTATTTCTTGCAGCAAAAATAATCAAAACCGCAAGATATGTAATCATGAAGTTGTCGGAAAACTATCCGTACAAGGGAGTGTATGAAAAATGTCTGGTATAA
- a CDS encoding PRK06851 family protein — MSKKPVIRKMFPGGVTYLGFHSYYNYLASTDATRIYIIKGGPGVGKSTFMKKIGEEMVKAGYDLEYHCCSSDNNSIDGIVIPELGIALLDGTSPHIVDPKTPGAVDEIINLGEYWDDSLIIPHKKDIIDCNKEISRCFQSAYFALKDAKNAMDEWEFYIQPYQNWQGINQIYLSLNRELYQASSCQGSGKIRRLFTWAHTPQGRTQYIDSLIQGMQTLYLLTGQAGTGKSSFLTRMAEDAKTLNYDIEIYHNALEPDKIDLLIIPELKTALAISSEHYAYIPEFSGAVVYLDFDRELDQLGLEVVEEYIDLCRIRVEHSLQRAQIHSQRAKKLHDKLERYYIPAMQFEAIDKKLNSVLDSIMKAANKNIHR; from the coding sequence ATGTCGAAAAAACCAGTGATTAGAAAAATGTTCCCCGGTGGTGTTACTTATCTTGGCTTTCATTCCTATTACAACTACTTAGCCTCTACGGATGCCACACGAATCTATATTATTAAAGGTGGACCCGGGGTGGGGAAATCCACTTTTATGAAAAAGATTGGGGAAGAAATGGTTAAGGCGGGCTATGATTTAGAATATCATTGCTGCTCCTCAGATAATAATTCAATCGATGGGATTGTTATACCAGAATTGGGAATCGCCTTGTTGGATGGGACTTCTCCCCATATAGTCGATCCGAAAACCCCGGGGGCTGTGGACGAAATCATTAACTTAGGAGAGTATTGGGACGATTCCCTGATTATCCCTCACAAAAAAGATATTATTGACTGCAACAAAGAAATAAGCCGTTGCTTTCAGAGCGCTTACTTTGCTTTAAAGGATGCCAAAAACGCCATGGATGAATGGGAGTTCTATATCCAACCTTACCAAAATTGGCAGGGAATCAATCAAATTTACTTAAGCCTTAATCGTGAGCTTTATCAAGCTTCCTCCTGCCAAGGATCCGGAAAAATTCGTCGTTTATTTACCTGGGCGCATACTCCCCAAGGAAGGACACAATATATTGACAGCCTCATTCAAGGTATGCAGACCCTTTATCTGCTGACAGGGCAAGCCGGGACAGGTAAATCCAGTTTCTTAACCCGAATGGCTGAAGATGCTAAAACGCTGAATTATGATATAGAAATATATCACAATGCTCTCGAACCAGATAAGATAGATTTGCTCATCATTCCAGAGCTCAAAACAGCCTTAGCGATTTCCTCTGAACACTATGCTTATATCCCTGAATTCTCCGGAGCTGTAGTTTATCTTGACTTTGATCGTGAGCTCGACCAGTTGGGGCTAGAGGTTGTCGAAGAGTATATCGACCTTTGCCGGATTCGGGTTGAGCATAGCCTCCAAAGGGCTCAGATTCATTCCCAAAGAGCAAAGAAGCTACATGATAAGCTGGAGAGATATTATATCCCGGCAATGCAGTTTGAAGCTATCGATAAGAAACTTAATTCCGTTCTTGACAGCATAATGAAAGCTGCCAATAAAAATATTCATAGATAA
- a CDS encoding Crp/Fnr family transcriptional regulator has product MTGEITGFEIFQSDPLWEKLPESFWEYCASHGRIRQFAAKQFLFFTGEESNSAYFLLSGRVQILLMSEFTEKIFRILQAPAFFPEVIFDSKVYPYAAITTEISEVFVLDRKILLQYLKENPSNLWPFYQNMALDLRRAYRQIKNIALGDARSRLGAKIFALAHVHGQKTAEGIFITIPLSATDLAGMCSLARESVSRIIGELKDLGILKIEKKLITVISLEQLQEWIHERQNSL; this is encoded by the coding sequence ATGACAGGTGAAATAACTGGATTCGAGATATTTCAAAGCGATCCCCTTTGGGAGAAATTGCCTGAGTCGTTCTGGGAATACTGTGCTTCCCATGGTAGGATTCGCCAATTTGCAGCGAAACAATTTCTTTTCTTCACCGGTGAAGAAAGTAATTCTGCATATTTTTTGCTCAGTGGCCGAGTGCAAATCTTGCTCATGAGCGAATTTACCGAGAAGATTTTCCGGATTCTTCAAGCCCCCGCTTTTTTTCCGGAGGTAATATTTGATAGCAAAGTCTATCCTTATGCAGCCATCACTACCGAAATATCGGAAGTATTTGTGCTGGATCGAAAGATACTTCTCCAGTATCTTAAGGAAAATCCCTCCAACCTATGGCCTTTTTATCAAAATATGGCCTTGGATCTTCGCCGCGCCTATCGTCAAATTAAGAATATTGCCCTTGGCGATGCCCGATCTCGTTTAGGGGCCAAGATATTTGCTTTGGCGCATGTCCATGGACAAAAGACGGCTGAAGGTATTTTTATTACTATCCCCCTCTCTGCCACGGATTTAGCGGGAATGTGCAGTTTAGCAAGGGAATCCGTAAGTCGTATTATAGGTGAGCTTAAGGACTTGGGAATCTTGAAAATAGAAAAGAAACTCATTACAGTAATTAGCCTTGAGCAATTACAGGAATGGATTCATGAACGCCAAAATTCCCTTTAA
- the pyk gene encoding pyruvate kinase, protein MRRTKIVCTIGPASESKENIHQLLKAGMNVARLNFSHGTHAEHGKRIRTLREEAQRLDIHLGILLDTKGPEIRTGMVPDSGVQLNREAIFILDGDLSTLGSSERVGITYAELWKEVSQGTHILLDDGLIDLEVISVAEEKITTRIQNGGILKSKKGVNVPGVSIQLPAITEKDREDILFGLREGIDFIAASFSRKAADILAVRRLVEEEGSNVKIIAKIESREGIDNLDEILEVSDGLMVARGDLGVEVPVEEVPIHQKDMINKCHSLGKPVIVATQMLDSMMRNPRPTRAEASDVANAILDGTDAIMLSGETAAGQYPIEAVEMMNKIALQTEKHFLDGRTFYDPHINIAEAISHASYTIARDLEAAAILTPTHSGMTARMISKFRPQSLIIAATPFEQVARQLSLSWGINPLLIPESSDTDQLLSVSVNQGISHHLIKTGDVVVITAGVPVGKVGTTNIIKVQVIGDVIAKGTGIGRKSYSGAARTSDTDLDSFKQGDILVAPYTDKELISLIAKAGALVVEEGGLTSHGALAALHYGIPTIVGAKDVIRKIKDGQILTVDALAGVVYDGIVSIL, encoded by the coding sequence ATGCGTAGAACAAAAATAGTCTGTACAATCGGACCAGCCAGCGAATCCAAGGAAAATATCCATCAATTGCTCAAGGCTGGAATGAATGTAGCTCGTTTAAATTTCTCTCATGGCACCCATGCCGAGCATGGCAAGCGGATTCGCACTTTACGGGAAGAGGCTCAAAGGCTTGACATCCATTTAGGAATCCTTCTCGATACCAAGGGTCCGGAAATACGCACAGGTATGGTCCCGGATTCAGGCGTTCAATTAAACCGTGAGGCGATTTTTATTCTTGATGGTGATCTTTCTACTCTTGGCTCAAGTGAGAGAGTAGGCATAACCTATGCCGAACTATGGAAAGAGGTCAGTCAAGGAACTCATATACTACTCGATGATGGTCTCATCGATCTTGAAGTCATTTCTGTAGCAGAAGAAAAAATCACCACCCGGATTCAAAACGGTGGGATTTTAAAATCGAAAAAAGGGGTTAACGTCCCAGGAGTCTCCATTCAACTTCCCGCTATTACGGAAAAGGATCGGGAAGATATCCTTTTTGGACTGCGGGAAGGAATTGATTTCATCGCTGCCTCTTTTTCCCGCAAAGCGGCTGACATCTTAGCCGTACGACGGTTGGTAGAAGAAGAAGGGTCGAATGTAAAAATCATTGCTAAGATTGAAAGTCGTGAAGGCATTGATAATTTAGACGAAATTTTAGAGGTCTCAGACGGACTTATGGTTGCCAGAGGAGACCTAGGGGTTGAAGTTCCAGTAGAAGAGGTCCCCATCCATCAAAAGGATATGATTAATAAATGTCATAGCTTGGGGAAACCCGTTATCGTGGCCACCCAAATGTTAGATTCCATGATGCGCAATCCTCGGCCTACTCGGGCAGAAGCCAGTGATGTAGCCAATGCAATCTTGGATGGTACAGATGCTATTATGCTGTCTGGGGAAACTGCTGCTGGTCAGTATCCTATCGAAGCCGTTGAGATGATGAACAAGATTGCTCTCCAGACTGAAAAGCACTTTCTTGATGGACGTACCTTTTATGATCCACATATCAACATCGCTGAAGCAATCAGTCACGCCAGCTATACCATTGCTAGAGACCTAGAAGCAGCAGCCATTCTTACCCCAACCCATTCGGGCATGACAGCCCGCATGATTTCCAAATTCCGACCCCAATCTCTGATCATTGCAGCTACTCCATTTGAACAGGTAGCCCGTCAGCTCTCCTTGTCATGGGGAATTAATCCTTTGCTCATACCGGAAAGTTCCGATACTGATCAACTTTTATCTGTTTCTGTAAATCAAGGGATTTCTCATCACCTTATTAAAACAGGGGACGTGGTCGTCATTACAGCAGGGGTTCCCGTTGGAAAAGTGGGTACTACCAATATAATTAAAGTTCAAGTGATTGGCGATGTGATTGCCAAGGGAACTGGAATTGGGCGCAAATCTTATTCTGGGGCAGCACGAACTTCTGATACCGACCTTGATTCCTTCAAACAGGGAGATATTCTTGTCGCTCCCTATACCGATAAAGAATTGATTAGTTTAATCGCCAAGGCAGGAGCCCTCGTTGTGGAAGAAGGGGGACTCACTTCCCATGGCGCACTCGCTGCTTTACACTATGGGATTCCAACCATCGTTGGCGCCAAAGATGTAATACGGAAAATTAAGGACGGTCAAATATTGACTGTGGATGCATTAGCTGGGGTCGTCTACGACGGTATTGTCAGCATTTTATAA
- a CDS encoding molybdopterin-binding protein → MQKIKIQDAIGAVLMHDMTQIIPGKTKDARFRKGHVVKEEDIPVLLSMGKEHIYVWDQKPGLIHEDEAAERLAKAVAGPGLGFSETKEGKVNLIAEQDGLIYASEEGIYALNSIEHIILATLHNHRPVKKGDKIAGTRVVPLMIEEKVILEAEEITRQFKEPILQIRPLQSKKIGVVTTGSEVYHGRIQDKFGPVLQGKVVEWGSELLGQTFADDNVEMIQERIREHIAQGAEMVLVTGGMSVDPDDLTPTAIKGLGGELVTYGTPVLPGAMLLLAYLDGIPIMGLPGCVMYSRKTVFDLVATRILAGERLTRLEIAKYGHGGLCLECPQCTYPHCSFGK, encoded by the coding sequence ATGCAAAAAATCAAAATACAAGATGCAATTGGGGCTGTGCTAATGCACGATATGACACAAATCATTCCCGGAAAGACCAAGGATGCTCGTTTCAGAAAGGGTCATGTGGTTAAGGAAGAGGATATCCCTGTACTTCTCAGTATGGGAAAAGAACATATCTATGTGTGGGACCAGAAGCCGGGTCTTATTCACGAAGATGAAGCAGCAGAGCGTCTGGCGAAAGCCGTAGCAGGTCCTGGTCTTGGATTTAGCGAGACAAAAGAGGGCAAGGTTAATCTAATTGCCGAACAAGATGGCTTGATTTATGCATCCGAGGAAGGCATCTACGCTTTAAACTCTATAGAACATATTATTCTTGCTACACTACACAATCATCGTCCGGTAAAGAAAGGCGATAAAATTGCCGGTACGCGAGTTGTGCCTTTAATGATTGAAGAAAAGGTTATTCTGGAAGCAGAAGAAATCACACGTCAATTTAAGGAACCCATCCTCCAAATCCGCCCCCTACAATCCAAAAAGATTGGGGTGGTCACTACCGGAAGTGAAGTTTACCACGGAAGAATTCAAGATAAATTCGGGCCTGTGCTCCAAGGTAAGGTTGTCGAATGGGGGTCCGAGCTCTTGGGGCAAACCTTTGCCGATGATAACGTGGAAATGATTCAAGAACGCATCCGTGAACACATTGCTCAGGGAGCAGAAATGGTCCTAGTGACGGGGGGAATGTCTGTCGATCCCGACGATTTGACTCCAACTGCTATCAAGGGACTGGGAGGGGAACTGGTGACTTATGGTACCCCTGTGCTTCCCGGGGCGATGCTTTTACTGGCCTATCTAGATGGTATTCCCATTATGGGATTGCCAGGTTGTGTGATGTATTCTCGTAAAACGGTCTTTGACCTTGTAGCGACGCGCATTCTTGCCGGAGAGCGTCTGACCCGATTGGAAATTGCGAAATATGGACATGGTGGATTATGCTTGGAATGTCCCCAATGTACCTATCCCCATTGTTCCTTCGGAAAATAG